In Gordonia sp. SL306, the genomic window GTCTGCGCAGCATCGATACCGCGCAGATCTGGCGCCATCTCGTCGAGGACGGGATCACACATTTCAGCGCGGCCCCGACGGTCCTGACCATGATCGCCGAGGACCCGGCCGCCGCCGCGCTTGAGCGCACCGTGCAGGCCGGAACCGGCGGCGCGCCACCGTCGCCGGCCCTGCTCGCGCGGATGGCCGGGTTCGGGATCGAGGTCACCCACCTGTACGGGATGACCGAGACGTTCGGTCCCATCGTCGTGAACCAGTGGCAGCCGGACTGGGACGTCGAGTCGGCCGCCGACCGAGCCGTGCGCACCGCGCGACAGGGCATCGGCAACATCGCCGCGGGACACGTCCGGGTGGTGACCCCCGAGGGCGTCGACGTCCCGGCCGACGGGGAGGCGCAGGGGGAGTTGGTAGTCCGCGGCAACAACGTGATGCTCGGCTATTACCGCGATCCGGCCGCGACCGCAAAAGCCACGACCGGCGGTTGGCTGCGCACCGGTGACCTCGCGGTGATGCATCCCGACGGGTATGTCGAGATCCGTGACCGCAGCAAGGATGTCATCATCTCCGGTGGCGAGAACATCGCCTCGGTCGAGGTCGAACGTGTTCTCGACGGACATCCGGACGTCGTCGAGTCGGCAGTGGTCGGACGCGCCGACGAGCGCTGGGGCGAGATTCCGGTCGCTTACGTGACCGTGCGTGGTGGTGCCCAGGTGGAGGCCGACGATCTGATCGCTTTCGCCCGCGAGAGTCTCGCCCGGTTCAAAGTGCCCAGGGAGATCGTGTTCGCCGACCTGCCGAAGACGTCGACCGGCAAGGTCCAGAAGAACGTCCTGCGCACGAGAGGCATATGAAATCGCTGTCTCTGCCGGAGGGCTCGGCGGGAGCCGACGGCATTTCATGGCAGGCCGATCACCGTTGTCGTTCTCGCGCCCGCGTTCTGCTGGGGACGCATGAATAACGCCTTCGGCCGCTCATCTACGCATCTATTTTGACTGTGGACCGATGGCGTCCAACGCGTATCGATCGCCGCCGCCCGAGCAGGCGACCAATTATCGCGCACGTCCTGGCAGGCGACAGATCAGCGATCCGCGAGGATCAGATCCGCCGCCTTCTCACCGATGATCACCGACGGGGCATGGGTGTGCCCTCGGACGATCGTGGGCATGATCGAGGCGTCGGCGACGCGCAGGCCCGAGACACCCCGAACCGCGAGGGTGGGCGTGACGACACTCTCGGCGTCGGTGCCCATCCGGCAGGTGCCCACCGGGTGATAGAGGGTGTGCGAGTGACGGTCCAGCACCTCGGTCAGGATGGCGTCGTCGGGCACGCGCGAGTCGGTGCGCGGCTGCGAGACCACGCCGAGGCGCCCCCGCAGTGACGGCGCCTGTGCGATCTCGACGGTCGCCCGCAGTCCCTGCATCATCGCCGCGCGGTCGACGCCTGCGGGATCGCTGAGGTAGCGCGGGTCGATCATCGGCTTCGCGGTCGGGTCCGCGGAGCGCAGCGTGATCGTTCCGGTGCTCTTCGGCTGGACCAGGATCGGACCCATCGCGACGGCGTGGTGCGGATACGCCTCGCCCACCCCTTCGTTGTAGAACGCGACAGGCGCGAAGATCAGCTCGAGATCCGGCAGGCGCAAGTCGTCGCGACTGCGGATGAATCCGTAGGCCTCGCCGACGTTCGAGGTCAGCATGCCGCGACGGCGCAGCAGGTAGTCGGCGAGTTGGCGAGGGCTCTCGGCGTCGCGCAGCGTCCCGGAGTCGACGTCCCAGCCGATCGGCGCCAGCAGGTGATCGAGCAGGTTGCGGCCGACGCCGCCGTTGTGCGCGACGGTGCGGATGCCGTGCCCGGCGAGCTCGTCGCTGTCGCCCACGCCCGAGAGCATGAGCAACTGCGGGGTGTTGACGGCGCCGCCGCACAGCACGACCTCACGTCGCGCGTGCACGGTCTGCGTCCGACCGGCCTGGGTGTACTCGACGCCGACCGCGCGGGTGCCCTCGAACAACACCTTGGTGGCGAGCGCTTCGGTGACGAGGCCGAGGTTCTTTCGTTTGCGCGCGGGACGCAGATATGCGTCGGCGGTGCTGAACCGTGCGCCCTTGTGCTGGGTCACCATCGTCTGCGAGAAACCCTTCGGCTCCGGCAGATTCGCACGTTCCACGGTGTGTCCGCATTCGGCCGCGGCGTCGAGGAACGCGCGGGTCAGCTGGCGCGGCGAGCGCTGGTGTGACACGTGCAACGGCCCGGTGGTGCCTTCGTCGTTCTCGGTGGCGCCCGCGACGTTCTCGATGCGCCGGAAGTACTCGACGAGACCGTTGAACGACCAGTCCTCACCCGCATGGTCGGCCCACTCGTCATAGTCGGCGGCGAATCCGCGAACCCACATCATGGCATTCATCGACGACGAGCCGCCGAGCGTCTTGCCGCGTGGGTAGACGACGCGTCGACCGCCCAGTTCCGCCTGCGGCTCGGTCGAGTAGTCCCAGTCCGACGCGCTGCCGAACAATTTCGAGAACGCCGCGGGGATGTGGATGAACTTGTCGGAGTCCTTCGTCCCGGCTTCGAGGACGAGGACCTCGTTGCGGGAGTCGGCGCTGAGTCGGTTGGCGACGACGGCACCGGCGGATCCGGTCCCGACGACGACGTAGTCGACGGTGCGTGGTGCTGTGCTGGGCATGGTGGCCTTTCGTGGTGGGATGGTCAGCCGTAGTTGTGTTCAGCCGCAGTTGTCTTCAGCCGCGCAGGGCGGAGGCGAAGATGGCGGGCAATTTCAGCGGAGACGGCGCGCTGGCGAAGTCGGCGAGCAGGCGACCGGTGGTTGCGGCTGTCCGGTTGGTGACGAACCACGGCGGCTTCGGGGAGATCGACCATTCACGATGCAGAACCGAGCGCGGTGCGGGCCGGAAGGGCCCGCGAACCACCGTGCGTTCGGTGTCGGCAAGGAGGAAGGCGTTGTGCACCACACCGGTTCCCGATTGGACGTCGTCCATCGTGTGACCGGGGAACGCGCCCCACGTTGCCGCGGCGCTGAGGAAGCCCACGCCGGTCCACGCGTTGACGGCGATGGTCCCGTAGCGGAGGTCGGCGATCATCGACTCGAAGGCCCCGCCGAGTCCGGCGATCGAAGCAGGGTGTGCGATCACGTTGACCCCGAGGGTGCCGAGGAAGTGATTGTTCGCGGCATCGGTTGCGCTGGTGAGGAAGTCGGCACCCGTTCCCGGAAGTTCGAGAACACCGAGGACCGGTCCGAAGTACTCGGTGTGCAGGATGTCCTCGTCACTCCGCTCGCCCCGGTCGTCGAGGGACAGCCCGGTGATCAGCAGTCGCTCACCTGCCGTGCCGAGTTGTTCCGACGTCGGGTACGCCGTGCGGGCGGCGCCGACGCGGTCGTCGCTGCCCGGGTAGTAGCAGACCCGCGCCGGGGCGGAGGCGAACGCCTCGCGGAGCGCGTCGAGGAACTCCTGCTTCTGGTCCCAGTCGGCGGAGACGATGACGACCTGGGCGGCCACGCAGTTGTATCCGCCGTTGTGCAGACGCTGGGTCGCGATGTGCTCGGCCTGGTAGCGCAGGTCCGCTGTGCTCCATCGGCCGGGCACCACGATGGCCG contains:
- a CDS encoding aldehyde dehydrogenase family protein, which produces MSVDTHQTADHRDLIDAALSDLSAGEKAWAGLSLLERADLLDRVRERTGTHAADWVAASASIKRLGPHSALLGEEWMSGPYAFATGLGAAAQTLRDLAAGRSPIADAAFGTAAGQTTIRVLPSSHYDSLLLNGFTADVWLRPGVDAAQATAAAGLAQLDPTATGGIGVVLGAGNITSIAPLDVIYELLAHNRVVALKLNPLTDPLLPVLERVLEPLISLGAIRILTGGADVGEYLVGHDAVAHVHMTGSANTHDAIVWGTGEEAERRRASGEPRLTKPITSELGGVSPAIVVPGRWSTADLRYQAEHIATQRLHNGGYNCVAAQVVIVSADWDQKQEFLDALREAFASAPARVCYYPGSDDRVGAARTAYPTSEQLGTAGERLLITGLSLDDRGERSDEDILHTEYFGPVLGVLELPGTGADFLTSATDAANNHFLGTLGVNVIAHPASIAGLGGAFESMIADLRYGTIAVNAWTGVGFLSAAATWGAFPGHTMDDVQSGTGVVHNAFLLADTERTVVRGPFRPAPRSVLHREWSISPKPPWFVTNRTAATTGRLLADFASAPSPLKLPAIFASALRG
- a CDS encoding GMC family oxidoreductase; protein product: MPSTAPRTVDYVVVGTGSAGAVVANRLSADSRNEVLVLEAGTKDSDKFIHIPAAFSKLFGSASDWDYSTEPQAELGGRRVVYPRGKTLGGSSSMNAMMWVRGFAADYDEWADHAGEDWSFNGLVEYFRRIENVAGATENDEGTTGPLHVSHQRSPRQLTRAFLDAAAECGHTVERANLPEPKGFSQTMVTQHKGARFSTADAYLRPARKRKNLGLVTEALATKVLFEGTRAVGVEYTQAGRTQTVHARREVVLCGGAVNTPQLLMLSGVGDSDELAGHGIRTVAHNGGVGRNLLDHLLAPIGWDVDSGTLRDAESPRQLADYLLRRRGMLTSNVGEAYGFIRSRDDLRLPDLELIFAPVAFYNEGVGEAYPHHAVAMGPILVQPKSTGTITLRSADPTAKPMIDPRYLSDPAGVDRAAMMQGLRATVEIAQAPSLRGRLGVVSQPRTDSRVPDDAILTEVLDRHSHTLYHPVGTCRMGTDAESVVTPTLAVRGVSGLRVADASIMPTIVRGHTHAPSVIIGEKAADLILADR
- a CDS encoding long-chain-fatty-acid--CoA ligase; translation: MASEDRPVPPVPAEFTFSALSPATFLDRAAHVFADRIAIVDGDRRFTYSDFHRRVDRLTSALEGLGIGSGDRVAALCANSHVMLELHNAVPAHGSVLVPLNIRLSEAELVYIIEHSGATLLVATAEFAERARAVGAATGVRVVVAGDEPSDEYEQLLDGASEPVYREPDERGLLAVNYTSGTTGRPKGAMYHHRGAYLQSVAMAYHAGLRPGSRYLWTLPMFHCDGWCFTWAVTAAGGTHVCLRSIDTAQIWRHLVEDGITHFSAAPTVLTMIAEDPAAAALERTVQAGTGGAPPSPALLARMAGFGIEVTHLYGMTETFGPIVVNQWQPDWDVESAADRAVRTARQGIGNIAAGHVRVVTPEGVDVPADGEAQGELVVRGNNVMLGYYRDPAATAKATTGGWLRTGDLAVMHPDGYVEIRDRSKDVIISGGENIASVEVERVLDGHPDVVESAVVGRADERWGEIPVAYVTVRGGAQVEADDLIAFARESLARFKVPREIVFADLPKTSTGKVQKNVLRTRGI